Proteins encoded within one genomic window of Gadus chalcogrammus isolate NIFS_2021 chromosome 6, NIFS_Gcha_1.0, whole genome shotgun sequence:
- the nkx6.3 gene encoding homeobox protein Nkx-6.3, with protein sequence MDPNIQGSFLFNNSLTPFPSDLKAPVCPYAVQNSFYKLGPGLSSQLPAGTPHGISDILSRSMMAVSSPGGATTTTLLSGYSTMGGFAHPAAVAGSGMYYNRDCGPAASVGGFTKPAGADCPMKGRSCWAEGGYDWRGGRQPCSNNNVSLGEMAARKKHTRPTFSGHQIFALEKTFEQTKYLAGPERARLAYSLGMTESQVKVWFQNRRTKWRKKSASEPSSTQACGGLGAGEASENEVEDEEYNRPLDPDSDDEKIRLLLRKHRRAFSVLRLGPHHV encoded by the exons ATGGATCCGAACATCCAGGGCTCTTTCCTGTTCAACAACAGCCTGACCCCGTTCCCGTCGGACCTCAAGGCGCCGGTGTGCCCGTACGCCGTGCAGAACTCCTTCTACAAGCTCGGACCGGGCCTGAGCAGCCAGCTCCCCGCCGGGACCCCCCACGGCATCAGTGACATCCTGAGCCGCTCCATGATGGCGGTGAGCTCCCCTGGCggagccaccaccaccaccctgctgtCGGGGTACTCCACCATGGGGGGCTTCGCCCACCCCGCCGCCGTGGCCGGGTCGGGGATGTACTACAACCGGGACTGCGGCCCGGCGGCCTCCGTGGGGGGCTTCACCAAGCCCGCCGGGGCGGACTGCCCCATGAAGGGCCGGAGCTGCTGGGCGGAGGGCGGCTACGACTGGAGGGGGGGCCGGCAGCCGTGCAGCAACA ACAACGTGTCTCTTGGAGAAATGGCCgccagaaagaaacacacacggcCCACGTTCAGCGGCCATCAGATCTTTGCCCTGGAGAAGACCTTCGAGCAGACCAAGTACCTTGCGGGGCCCGAGAGGGCCCGGCTGGCCTACTCCCTTGGCATGACCGAGTCCCAAGTCAAG GTGTGGTTCCAGAACCGGCGCACCAAATGGAGGAAGAAGAGCGCGTCGGAGCCCAGCTCCACGCAGGCctgcggggggctgggggctggcgAGGCCTCAGAGAAcgaggtggaggacgaggagtaCAACAGACCGCTGGACCCCGACTCGGACGACGAGAAGATACGACTGCTGCTGCGCAAACACCGCAGGGCCTTCTCCGTGCTGCGGCTCGGACCCCACCAtgtctga
- the LOC130384541 gene encoding E3 ubiquitin-protein ligase NEURL3: MPLHVNSDSPERSHRCSCFCLGPLAFHGSAVGAHLSLGLGRRLARRTECTFNHGLAFSSRPVRVGEKVSLQVRKQTDNWKGALRLGFTSVPPGSRALPPAPMAIPDLTDIAGHWANVVPEAFCQPGSVVKLWVSHGGTVYCETKIYKRHVLAKGVDLGRPLWALVDVYGQTCAVLLLGSEKKQAQRTRRSCPLPSSLQQQGYEKEGDMEDLCTKDKTCVCYLRKNDYERAVVCVACMQCPASTTLLCGHRCLCLQCSDRVICEIGTCPLCRQPI, from the exons ATGCCTCTTCACGTGAACTCTG ACTCACCGGAGAGGAGCcaccgctgcagctgcttctgccTCGGGCCCCTAGCCTTCCACGGCTCCGCTGTGGGGGCCCACCTCAGCCTGGGGCTGGGCCGGAGGCTGGCCCGCCGGACGGAGTGCACCTTCAACCACGGCCTGGCCTTCAGCTCCCGGCCCGTGCGTGTGGGCGAGAAGGTATCCCTCCAGGTGAGGAAGCAGACGGACAACTGGAAGGGGGCTCTGCGGCTGGGCTTCACCAGCGTGCCCCCCGGCAGCCGAgcgctgccccccgcccccatggcCATCCCCGACCTTACAGACATCGCGGGCCACTGGGCCAATGTCGTACCGGAGGCCTTCTGCCAGCCGGGCTCCGTGGTGAAGCTCTGGGTGTCCCACGGCGGGACGGTGTACTGCGAGACGAAGATCTACAAGAGACACGTTCTGGCGAAGGGAGTGGACCTTGGCCGGCCACTGTGGGCCCTGGTGGACGTCTACGGACAGACCTGCGCCGTGCTCCTGCTTG GTTCTGAGAAGAAGCAGGCGCAGAGGACCCGTCGGTCCtgccctcttccttcctccctccagcAGCAGGGCTACGAGAAGGAAGGAGACATGGAAGACCTGTGTACGAAGGACAAGacctgtgtgtgttacctgaggAAGAACG ACTATGAGAGGGCGGTGGTGTGTGTAGCCTGCATGCAGTGTCCGGCCAGCACCACTCTGCTCTGTGGTCACCGCTGTCTGTGTCTCCAGTGCTCTGACCGCGTGATCTGCGAGATCGGAACCTGTCCTCTCTGCCGCCAGCCCATCTGA